Proteins encoded by one window of Leopardus geoffroyi isolate Oge1 chromosome X, O.geoffroyi_Oge1_pat1.0, whole genome shotgun sequence:
- the RAB9B gene encoding ras-related protein Rab-9B: MSGKSLLLKVILLGDGGVGKSSLMNRYVTNKFDSQAFHTIGVEFLNRDLEVDGRFVTLQIWDTAGQERFKSLRTPFYRGADCCLLTFSVDDRQSFENLGNWQKEFIYYADVKDPEHFPFVVLGNKVDKEDRQVTTEEAQTWCMENGDYPYLETSAKDDTNVTVAFEEAVRQVLAVEEQLEHCMLGHTIDLNSGSKAGSSCC; the protein is encoded by the coding sequence ATGAGTGGGAAATCCTTGCTCTTAAAGGTTATTCTCTTGGGTGATGGTGGAGTTGGGAAAAGCTCACTTATGAACCGTTATGTAACCAATAAATTTGACTCCCAGGCTTTTCACACCATAGGGGTAGAGTTCTTAAATCGAGATCTGGAGGTAGATGGACGTTTTGTAACTCTCCAGATCTGGGACACTGCAGGGCAGGAGCGTTTCAAGAGCCTTAGGACACCCTTCTACAGGGGAGCAGACTGCTGCCTCTTGACCTTCAGCGTGGATGACCGGCAGAGCTTTGAAAACCTTGGTAACTGGCAGAAAGAATTCATCTACTATGCTGATGTGAAAGACCCTGAGCACTTCCCCTTTGTAGTTCTGGGTAACAAGGTAGACAAAGAGGATAGGCAAGTGACTACTGAGGAGGCACAAACCTGGTGCATGGAGAATGGGGATTACCCTTATCTAGAAACAAGTGCCAAAGATGATACTAATGTGACAGTAGCCTTTGAAGAAGCTGTCAGACAGGTGTTGGCTGTAGAGGAACAGCTGGAACATTGCATGTTAGGTCACACTATTGACTTGAACAGTGGCTCCAAAGCAGGATCTTCATGCTGTTAA